A single genomic interval of Coccidioides posadasii str. Silveira chromosome 1, complete sequence harbors:
- the ARG8 gene encoding acetylornithine aminotransferase (EggNog:ENOG410PG5K~COG:E~BUSCO:6836at33183), translating to MALRIAARRLGSRAARRPYAFESFVQCRFASTAGASNLPQDVKKQIFKEASLPNADPAADSATAAFVNERAPYMVTTYVRPLPVIVKGEGCYLWDMENRRYLDFTAGIAVTSLGHSDPGVTKAINEQARTLLHASNLYHNNWTGSLSKLLVAQTHSSGAMRGATQAFISNSGTEANEAAIKFARKVGHSLDPSGAKYEFVSFHNSFHGRTFGALSATPNPKYQAPFAPMVPGFRYGKYNDIEQLPRLITEKTCGVIVEPIQGEGGVHCATPEFLTALRARCDEVGAILIFDEIQCGLSRTGSLWAHSHPSLVPTNGAQQPAHPDILTTAKALGNGFPIGATLISDNVGKHIKTGDHGTTFGGNPLACRVAHHVFTRLASRELQETVLKRSEVFVAGLKELREKYPGAISEIRGRGLILGMQLTGDYASRVGDIVTAARERGLLVITAGEGCLRFVPPLVISEEEIQEGLQILGNAMEKVFQKGVFG from the exons ATGGCCCTGCGAATTGCTGCTCGACGGCTTGGCAGCCGTGCTGCTCGGCGCCCATACGCTTTTGAGTCATTTGTACAGTGCCGATTTGCTTCTACAGCGGGTGCCTCGAATCTACCCCAAGATGTCAAGAAGCAGATATTT AAAGAAGCATCTCTTCCAAACGCCGATCCAGCAGCGGATTCTGCCACAGCGGCCTTTGTGAATGAGCGTGCTCCCTACATGGTGACGACTTATGTACGACCGCTTCCGGTTATAGTCAAGGGTGAAGGATGCTATCTGTGGGATATGGAGAACCGACGATACCTGGATTTTACCGCCGGCATTGCGGTGACGTCTCTGGGACACTCCGATCCCGGCGTGACAAAAGCCATCAACGAGCAG GCTCGAACACTGCTTCATGCATCTAATCTGTATCACAACAACTGGACGGGTAGCTTGAGCAAGCTTCTTGTGGCTCAGACACACTCGTCCGGCGCCATGCGAGGTGCCACCCAGGCTTTCATCTCCAACTCCGGCACTGAAGCCAACGAAGCGGCGATAAAATTTGCCCGAAAAGTCGGCCACAGCCTTGACCCCTCTGGTGCAAAGTATGAATTCGTCTCCTTCCATAATTCTTTCCACGGTAGAACATTCGGCGCTCTCTCCGCCACCCCCAACCCCAAATACCAAGCTCCTTTCGCTCCCATGGTCCCCGGATTCAGATACGGAAAATACAACGACATCGAGCAACTACCTAGGCTCATCACCGAGAAAACGTGCGGCGTCATCGTCGAGCCCATCCAGGGCGAAGGCGGCGTCCACTGCGCAACCCCAGAATTCTTAACCGCCCTCCGCGCCCGCTGCGACGAGGTCGGCGCGATCCTGATCTTCGACGAGATCCAATGCGGTCTCTCTCGCACCGGCTCCCTCTGGGCACACTCCCACCCATCCCTGGTCCCCACAAACGGAGCCCAGCAGCCCGCGCACCCGGACATCCTCACCACCGCTAAAGCCCTAGGAAACGGCTTCCCCATCGGAGCAACCCTCATCTCCGACAACGTGGGCAAGCACATCAAGACCGGCGACCACGGAACCACATTCGGCGGAAACCCACTCGCCTGCCGCGTCGCGCATCACGTCTTCACCCGCCTCGCCTCGCGAGAACTACAGGAAACCGTGCTCAAGCGCTCAGAGGTATTTGTCGCGGGGCTCAAGGAGCTCAGGGAGAAATACCCAGGCGCTATTTCTGAAATCCGCGGTCGCGGACTGATTCTCGGGATGCAACTCACCGGGGATTACGCCTCTCGCGTGGGAGACATTGTAACCGCCGCCAGAGAGAGGGGCCTCCTGGTGATAACCGCCGGTGAAGGGTGTCTCAGATTCGTACCCCCGTTGGTGATCAGCGAGGAGGAGATTCAGGAAGGGTTGCAGATTCTAGGAAATGCAATGGAGAAGGTATTCCAGAA AGGCGTGTTCGGTTGA
- a CDS encoding uncharacterized protein (CAZy:CE10~EggNog:ENOG410PGXG~COG:I~TransMembrane:4 (o12-30i51-70o90-107i114-130o)~MEROPS:MER0033274~BUSCO:2096at33183) — protein MIDHVLGRPSTQFRKIQVFSVVFFWILYLIRGNRHGPPGARLISSRLFKRMTPWQTTVMTMLTLYLSRNFAKLVGLECPEPLANLYSRSYFRATWITTALDAGFWTAMNIKRKWLRDLASFIFSIYYLIAAEQADEKVRKVRAVLTVDHMRVSWNKATTPYLSFIAGLLRPRFCKYDPIAVRIPRPKESSYKEPSSAWLYFNGPLSALRNQDTIVLDIPGGGFVAMNPRTSDDKLLTWAGKTGIPILSLDYKKAPEHPYPYALNECYDVYHTIVMTKGRCIGLSGKTCPRIILTGDSAGGNLATGLTLMLLQSGSTDSRKWRGEDFLPVPAGLILIYPSLDMNIGSWMTDEQMSLIRDRGMRKTNQNVLRRKSEDYYKLAPSTPHPSTEGLEDHSVLRDYFAKQHGSLAGDVESASLSAAERSDPTIDKPVPGNVASQVVAMADKQPQQIRTRLAVSSMISYFNDRVLTPEMMRAMIILYIGPYNRPDFSTDFLLSPLLAPEALLARFPKTYFLTGERDPLVDDTVIFAGRIRQAKLHRFRERQELGLEKSKMEFDEKAHVEVTLIPGISHGFLNFVSVFPEGWKQVFRCTKWIRDIRANAARENAERESNASTSSLAGRRRAASEAVRRQPGIVSTNQNVPEGKDAGETRHHHRRLTGESSADEDGPLEMSIRMTKIHSSSSSSSCSSSSSKRRDSTSPPTEVLDDTEATNSADASGTRAKSSRKTKSSKLKHPVLSLKQEKRAMRINRQDSLTSLPSEEDLLHRRMKGLAGGLMGIGEEARTP, from the exons ATGATAG ATCACGTCCTGGGTAGGCCATCTACCCAGTTTCGCAAGATCCAGGTCTTTTCTGTGGTTTTCTTCTGGATTCTATACCTGATAAG AGGCAACAGACATGGCCCGCCCGGAGCACGGTTGATATCCTCTCGCCTCTTCAAGCGGATGACCCCATGGCAAACCACGGTTATGACGATGTTGACCCTCTATCTATCTCGTAACTTTGCCAAACTCGTCGGGCTAGAGTGTCCTGAACCTCTGGCAAATCTGTATTCTCGATCATATTTCCGCGCCACGTGGATAACTACAGCTCTGGACGCGGGATTCTGGACCGCGATGAATATAAAACGAAAGTGGCTGCGTGACCTGGCGTCCTTCATTTTCTCGATATATTACCTCATCGCTGCGGAGCAGGCGGATGAAAAGGTACGCAAGGTCCGGGCCGTGCTAACGGTGGACCACATGCGTGTGTCGTGGAATAAAGCCACTACGCCGTATCTATCATTTATCGCGGGGTTGCTGAGGCCACGATTCTGCAAGTATGATCCTATCGCGGTCAGAATCCCCAGGCCGAAGGAGTCATCGTATAAAGAGCCAAGTAGTGCATGGCTGTACTTCAACGGACCCCTGAGTGCGCTGAGAAACCAAGATACCATTGTACTGGACATTCCGGGTGGTGGATTTGTGGCGATGAATCCCAGAACAAGCGATGATAAGCTGCTTACCTGGGCCGGGAAGACGGGGATCCCGATCCTCAGCTTGGATTATAAGAAGGCACCAGAGCATCCTTATCCTTATGCTCTGAATGAATGTTATGATGTGTATCACACCATTGTTATGACAAAGGGACGGTGTATTGGGTTAAGTGGGAAGACATGTCCAAGGATCATACTCACGGGCGACAGCGCGGGTGGAAACTTGGCGACGGGCCTGACCTTGATGCTCCTTCAGTCCGGTAGCACGGACTCAAGAAAATGGAGAGGCGAAGATTTTTTACCCGTGCCAGCGGGACTGATCTTGATTTATCCGTCCCTTGATATGAATATTGGAAGCTGGATGACAGATGAGCAGATGTCGCTGATTCGAGATCGAGGCATGAGGAAGACAAACCAAAATGTCCTGAGGAGGAAGAGCGAGGATTATTACAAGCTGGCCCCTTCAACTCCCCATCCTTCCACGGAGGGTCTGGAAGACCATTCAGTTCTGCGAGACTACTTCGCCAAACAGCATGGTTCGCTCGCTGGCGATGTTGAGTCTGCCTCTCTGTCCGCCGCAGAAAGGAGCGATCCCACCATCGATAAGCCAGTGCCTGGAAATGTCGCATCGCAGGTCGTCGCCATGGCAGATAAACAGCCTCAGCAAATTAGAACTCGCCTTGCCGTCTCTTCTATGATCTCCTACTTCAACGATCGAGTCCTCACCCCAGAAATGATGCGCGCAATGATAATATTATACATCGGACCATACAACCGTCCTGACTTTAGCACTGATTTCCTTCTTTCCCCTCTCCTCGCTCCCGAAGCCCTTCTTGCACGTTTTCCAAAGACGTACTTCCTGACTGGCGAACGGGATCCGCTCGTTGATGACACCGTGATTTTTGCGGGTAGAATCAGGCAAGCCAAACTTCATCGCTTCCGGGAACGTCAAGAGCTTGGTTTGGAGAAGTCAAAAATGGAATTTGACGAGAAGGCACATGTGGAAGTCACCCTTATCCCAGGAATCTCTCACGGCTTCTTGAACTTTGTCTCGGTCTTCCCAGAGGGATGGAAGCAAGTATTCAGATGCACAAAGTGGATTCGCGATATTCGCGCCAACGCCGCCCGGGAAAATGCCGAGAGGGAGAGTAATGCTTCGACAAGCTCGCTTGCGGGCAGAAGGCGTGCAGCATCGGAAGCGGTGAGAAGGCAGCCCGGAATTGTGTCGACCAACCAGAACGTGCCTGAGGGTAAGGACGCGGGCGAAACACGGCACCATCATCGCCGTCTAACCGGCGAATCGTCCGCCGATGAAGACGGACCGTTGGAGATGAGCATTCGAATGACCAAGATCCActcttcatcctcttcgTCATCATGCTCCTCGTCATCTTCTAAAAGACGAGATTCGACGTCCCCGCCGACCGAAGTCCTCGACGATACGGAAGCTACCAACAGCGCCGACGCGAGCGGAACGCGTGCGAAGTCGAGCCGAAAGACGAAATCGAGCAAGTTGAAGCATCCTGTCCTGTCGTTGAAGCAAGAGAAGCGCGCGATGCGGATAAATAGGCAAGACAGCTTGACCAGTTTGCCCAGCGAAGAAGACCTGTTGCACAGACGGATGAAGGGATTGGCTGGTGGTCTGATGGGGATCGGGGAGGAAGCGAGAACGCCATGA
- the BTN1 gene encoding battenin CLN3 protein (EggNog:ENOG410PG9U~COG:U~TransMembrane:10 (i38-60o72-92i99-118o130-152i164-185o197-215i300-319o339-357i369-389o395-415i)), which produces MPESQSPAMLPLPCAPSSSWAVFWGRFRALFHNADPRVCAAFWLFGLINNVLYVIILSAALDLVGPEIPKGVVLLADVIPSFLTKLCAPYFIHLVPYPIRILIFVALSAGGMLLIALSPAYDPNNPAQNFISTKMCGVVLASLSSGGGELSFLGLTHFYGQFSLAAWSSGTGAAGLVGAGAYALATTSFKLSVRTTLLASACLPGVMVMSFFMILPLTPLRKLERTGEGYQPILGEGGGERSTNYDTNDSGVIGNDFQDDRAENEGLLEANADNDIKAPHLGDEGLSWKQFKTNLKRAKVLFFPFMLPLLLVYIAEYTINQGVAPTLLFPLDESPFSHFRSFYPTYNAIYQIGVFISRSSTPFFRVHDLYFPSFLQVANLAILTLQALFNFIPSVYIVFIVIFWEGLLGGLVYVNTFAEITDTVREEDREFSLGATTVSDSGGICVAGLLGMVFEVWLCSWQVSRGRDYCKKI; this is translated from the exons ATGCCGGAATCTCAATCGCCAGCGATGCTCCCGCTCCCATGCGCGCCGAGTTCATCCTGGGCGGTGTTCTGGGGGCGCTTTCGAGCACTCTTCCACAATGCTGATCCAAGGGTGTGTGCTGCATTTTGGTTATTTG GCTTAATCAACAATGTTCTCTATGTTATCATTCTATCGGCGGCCCTCGACCTCGTGGGCCCTGAAATCCCCAAAGGCGTCGTCCTTCTTGCCGATGTTATCCCTTCGTTCTTGACCAAGCTCTGCGCCCCCTACTTCATCCACCTTGTTCCGTATCCCATCCGGATACTCATATTTGTCGCGCTCTCCGCCGGCGGCATGCTCCTCATCGCCCTGTCGCCGGCCTACGACCCAAACAACCCCGCGCAGAACTTCATATCCACCAAGATGTGTGGTGTGGTGCTCGCTAGCCTATCATCCGGCGGCGGGGAACTGAGCTTCCTGGGCCTTACTCATTTCTACGGACAGTTTAGCCTGGCCGCGTGGAGCAGCGGGACGGGAGCAGCGGGACTGGTAGGTGCGGGAGCGTACGCGCTGGCGACGACGTCGTTTAAGTTGAGCGTGCGCACAACCCTGTTGGCTTCAGCGTGTCTACCAGGAGTGATGGTTATGAGCTTTTTTATGATCTTGCCGCTCACGCCATTGAGGAAGCTCGAGAGGACCGGAGAAGGGTATCAGCCCATTTTGGGCGAGGGGGGCGGTGAGAGAAGTACTAATTATGATACGAACGATAGTGGAGTGATCGGGAACGATTTCCAGGACGACAGGGCAGAGAACGAGGGGCTACTCGAAGCCAACGCTGATAACGATATCAAGGCCCCTCATCTCGGAGATGAAGGGCTATCGTGGAAGCAGTTCAAGACCAATTTGAAGCGAGCCAAAGTTTTGTTTTTCCCCTT CATGCTGCCTCTTCTCCTTGTCTACATCGCAGAGTACACGATCAACCAAGGGGTGGCTCCTACACTACTCTTCCCCCTGGATGAGAGCCCGTTCTCCCACTTCCGCTCGTTCTACCCGACCTACAACGCCATCTACCAGATCGGGGTGTTCATCTCGCGCTCCTCGACGCCCTTCTTCCGCGTCCACGATCTATACTTCCCATCTTTCCTGCAAGTTGCCAACCTCGCGATCCTCACGCTGCAGGCGCTGTTCAACTTCATCCCCAGCGTCTACATCGTGTTCATCGTCATTTTCTGGGAGGGATTGCTGGGAGGACTGGTGTATGTTAACACCTTTGCGGAGATCACAGACACGGTGCGGGAGGAGGACCGTGAGTTCTCGCTCGGCGCGACAACGGTCAGCGACTCTGGCGGCATCTGCGTGGCCGGACTGCTGGGGATGGTGTTCGAGGTGTGGTTGTGCAGCTGGCAGGTCAGCCGGGGAAGAGATTACTGCAAGAAGATATAG
- a CDS encoding uncharacterized protein (TransMembrane:1 (i87-106o)), translating to MKIDQHIRQVSSPISVYCILLSRALLLSPLSPYQTSSLVCINSLLKGKKNKDNVIQSRGCRHLRKSIMELVGFTAQPHSIAVLLRELLFLMFGFFFFFSSAMRSVGNGLALEPSFSSSQKKKWAKVI from the coding sequence ATGAAGATTGACCAGCATATCCGTCAAGTCTCTTCTCCCATATCTGTTTATTGTATTTTGCTATCCAGAGCTCTGCTTCTGAGCCCTTTGTCACCCTATCAGACAAGTTCGTTGGTCTGCATCAATTCCCTCttaaaggggaaaaaaaataaggaCAACGTTATACAGAGCCGAGGGTGTCGCCACCTTCGAAAATCCATCATGGAACTTGTGGGGTTTACCGCTCAACCTCACTCGATTGCTGTTCTTCTAAGAgagcttctctttctcatgtttggtttttttttttttttctcttccgcCATGCGGTCTGTCGGAAATGGCCTTGCCCTTGAACCTTCCTTCAGCTcaagtcaaaaaaaaaaatgggcAAAAGTCATATAG